The Cellulophaga sp. L1A9 genome window below encodes:
- the ruvA gene encoding Holliday junction branch migration protein RuvA — MIHHLKGKLVEKNPTHVVIECAGVGYFVNISLHTFSKITDAENIQLFTHLQVKEDSHTLFGFSEKSEREIFRLLVSVSGIGASIARTMLSSMSPMQTRDAIATGNVSAIQSIKGIGAKTAQRVILDLKDKILKIYDIDEVSSVSNNTNKDEALSALEVLGFIRKQSEKIVDKVLAQDASLSVEDIIKLSLKNL, encoded by the coding sequence ATGATACATCATTTGAAAGGAAAATTAGTTGAAAAAAATCCTACTCATGTGGTGATAGAATGTGCTGGTGTAGGCTATTTTGTAAATATTTCACTGCATACCTTTTCAAAAATTACGGACGCTGAAAACATTCAGTTATTTACCCATCTTCAGGTAAAAGAAGACAGTCATACCTTATTCGGATTTTCAGAAAAATCTGAACGTGAAATTTTCCGTTTATTAGTGTCGGTTTCAGGAATTGGAGCAAGCATAGCACGTACCATGTTGTCTTCTATGTCTCCTATGCAAACTAGAGATGCAATTGCGACGGGTAATGTTTCCGCTATTCAATCGATAAAAGGTATTGGAGCTAAAACGGCACAACGAGTTATTCTTGATTTAAAGGATAAAATATTAAAAATCTACGATATTGATGAAGTTTCGTCAGTTTCAAACAATACAAATAAAGATGAAGCGTTATCTGCTTTAGAAGTTCTTGGCTTTATACGTAAACAGTCAGAAAAGATTGTAGACAAAGTTTTAGCTCAAGATGCTTCACTAAGCGTGGAAGACATTATAAAGCTTTCGCTTAAAAATTTGTAA